Proteins from a genomic interval of Gordonia sp. SL306:
- a CDS encoding Gfo/Idh/MocA family protein, with protein MTAASARPLRIGVLGASRIAESAIVGPAQALGHRLVAVAARDRGRAEAFAGKYGVERVLDTYQDVIDDPEVDVVYNPLANALHGPWNLAAVRAGKPVLSEKPFARNESEARQVAAAAQAAGVPILEGFHYLFHPLMARTFELLDSGSIGAVRHVEVVMAMPSPGDEDPRWSYDLAGGALMDLGCYSLHVSRVLGPWCGGAPEIAGGRAVLRGPQIDQSAVLDIRYPNGATGTHAISMVAGEYVFSLRIVGDDGSLYLHDYLAPSRDDRLTVVSSSGGAVAVEHLGTRSTYTYQLEALAIAITHGTALLIGLDDAVENMRYLDDAYRAIGLDPR; from the coding sequence GTGACCGCCGCATCGGCCCGCCCGCTGCGCATCGGGGTGCTCGGCGCGTCCCGTATCGCCGAGTCGGCGATCGTCGGCCCGGCGCAGGCGTTGGGCCACCGCCTGGTCGCGGTGGCCGCGCGTGACCGCGGCAGGGCCGAGGCGTTCGCGGGCAAGTACGGCGTGGAGCGAGTCCTCGACACGTACCAGGATGTGATCGACGACCCCGAGGTCGACGTCGTCTACAACCCGCTGGCAAACGCTTTGCACGGACCGTGGAACCTCGCCGCGGTGCGTGCAGGCAAGCCCGTTCTCAGCGAGAAGCCGTTCGCACGCAACGAGTCCGAGGCGCGGCAGGTCGCCGCGGCCGCCCAGGCCGCAGGCGTTCCGATCCTCGAGGGATTCCACTACCTCTTCCATCCGCTCATGGCGCGAACCTTCGAGCTGCTCGACAGCGGGTCGATCGGCGCGGTGCGTCACGTGGAGGTGGTGATGGCGATGCCCTCCCCCGGCGACGAGGATCCGCGGTGGTCCTACGATCTCGCGGGCGGCGCGCTGATGGACCTCGGCTGCTACTCACTGCACGTCTCGCGAGTCTTGGGCCCCTGGTGCGGTGGCGCGCCGGAGATCGCGGGCGGACGAGCCGTGCTCCGCGGACCGCAGATCGACCAATCCGCGGTTCTCGACATCCGATATCCCAACGGCGCGACCGGAACCCATGCGATCTCCATGGTCGCAGGCGAGTACGTATTCAGCCTCCGGATCGTCGGCGACGACGGGAGTCTGTACCTCCACGACTACCTCGCTCCCAGCCGCGACGACCGCCTGACCGTGGTGTCGTCGTCGGGTGGGGCGGTCGCCGTCGAACATCTCGGCACCCGATCGACCTACACCTACCAGCTCGAGGCGTTGGCGATCGCGATCACGCACGGCACCGCGCTACTCATCGGTCTCGACGACGCCGTCGAGAACATGCGGTACCTCGACGACGCCTATCGCGCGATCGGTCTCGATCCGCGGTGA
- a CDS encoding sugar phosphate isomerase/epimerase family protein: MTSADTTTGRLRIAAAPISWGVCEVPGWGYQLSPERVLGEMRELGVTAAETGPEGFLPTSPAELRDTLASYDLRCVGSFVPVVLHKSDHDPAPAVNEVLDRLETSGGDVLVLAAATGVDGYDDRPDLTEEDWTTLLANLDRLGDLATERGVTAALHPHVGTMIEKRDEVYRVLENSTIGLCLDTGHLLIGGTDPLEVTQAFTDRITHAHLKDVKVELAEQVQRGEITYTDAVAQGMYVPLGAGEAHIARVVGTLVDAGFNGWYVLEQDTILADESDGDAAAGNVAVSMSFLRKAAQRPVRV, encoded by the coding sequence ATGACCAGCGCCGACACGACCACCGGCAGACTGCGTATCGCCGCCGCGCCCATCTCCTGGGGAGTCTGCGAGGTCCCCGGATGGGGATACCAGCTCAGCCCGGAGCGGGTTCTCGGCGAGATGCGCGAACTCGGTGTCACCGCCGCCGAGACCGGCCCCGAGGGGTTCCTACCCACATCGCCCGCGGAGTTGCGCGACACCCTGGCCTCCTACGACCTCCGCTGCGTCGGATCGTTCGTGCCGGTCGTCCTGCACAAGTCCGACCACGATCCGGCCCCGGCGGTGAACGAGGTCCTCGACCGGCTCGAGACCTCTGGCGGCGACGTCCTCGTCCTCGCCGCGGCGACCGGCGTCGACGGCTACGACGACCGGCCGGATCTGACCGAGGAGGACTGGACGACGTTGCTCGCCAACCTCGATCGCCTCGGCGACCTGGCGACGGAGCGCGGTGTCACCGCCGCGCTGCATCCGCACGTGGGCACGATGATCGAGAAGCGCGACGAGGTCTACCGCGTGCTCGAGAACTCGACGATCGGCCTGTGCCTCGACACCGGCCATCTGTTGATCGGGGGTACCGACCCTCTCGAGGTCACCCAGGCGTTCACTGACCGCATCACGCACGCACACCTCAAGGATGTCAAGGTCGAGCTCGCCGAACAGGTGCAGCGCGGTGAGATCACCTACACCGACGCGGTGGCCCAGGGTATGTACGTGCCACTCGGCGCCGGTGAAGCCCATATCGCACGTGTTGTCGGAACCCTCGTCGATGCCGGCTTCAACGGATGGTACGTCCTCGAGCAGGACACGATTCTCGCCGACGAGTCCGACGGCGACGCCGCCGCAGGCAACGTCGCGGTGTCGATGTCGTTCCTGCGCAAAGCTGCTCAGCGGCCGGTGCGGGTGTGA
- a CDS encoding phytanoyl-CoA dioxygenase family protein, with translation MTLRSADPITAVPRADRITESGCNLDDFVALTRRTTTLADYPHATSTERGVLFYDSATVTAATGEAREVLADELADALLNGPGIVVFAGAFDDRHGLAETTALFQDIIADQNDAGVSNGDHFAKPGANDRVWNALQKFAERDPELFTRYYSNSVLALISEAWLGPWYQVTSSVNVVNPGGAAQNPHRDYHLGFMSTDTAASFRAHVHRLSPALTLQGAIAHVDMPIESGPTMYLPYSQTYAAGYLAFNLPEFREYFANNYVQLPLSAGDAVFFNPALFHAAGHNTSADIKRMANLLQVSSAFGRAMDAVDRSAMLRWIYPALQQRAAAGDARGVANAIAASAEGYAFPSNLDLDQPLTGLTGESQAQLVARALADGFDAARFDQELSALDARHIP, from the coding sequence ATGACACTGCGCAGCGCCGACCCCATCACTGCGGTACCCCGCGCCGACCGCATCACCGAATCCGGATGCAACCTCGACGACTTCGTCGCGCTCACCCGACGCACCACCACTCTCGCCGACTATCCGCATGCCACCAGCACCGAACGCGGCGTGCTGTTCTACGACTCGGCAACGGTGACCGCGGCCACCGGTGAAGCCCGCGAGGTACTCGCCGACGAACTGGCCGACGCACTGCTCAACGGCCCCGGCATCGTGGTGTTCGCCGGCGCCTTCGACGACCGGCACGGTCTGGCCGAGACCACCGCACTCTTTCAGGACATCATCGCCGACCAGAACGACGCCGGAGTGTCCAACGGCGACCACTTCGCCAAACCCGGCGCCAACGATCGCGTCTGGAATGCCCTACAGAAATTCGCCGAGCGCGACCCCGAACTGTTCACCCGCTACTACAGCAACAGTGTCCTCGCCCTGATCAGCGAGGCCTGGCTGGGCCCGTGGTATCAGGTGACCTCCTCGGTCAACGTGGTCAACCCAGGTGGCGCGGCGCAGAACCCGCACCGCGACTATCACCTGGGTTTCATGTCGACCGACACTGCCGCCAGCTTCCGCGCGCACGTCCATCGGCTGTCCCCAGCCCTCACACTGCAGGGCGCTATCGCGCATGTCGACATGCCGATCGAATCGGGGCCGACGATGTACCTCCCGTACTCGCAGACCTACGCGGCCGGCTATCTCGCGTTCAACCTGCCCGAGTTCCGCGAGTACTTCGCCAACAACTACGTCCAGCTGCCGTTGTCCGCCGGTGATGCGGTGTTCTTCAACCCGGCATTGTTCCACGCCGCCGGGCACAACACCTCGGCCGACATCAAGCGCATGGCCAACTTGCTGCAGGTGTCCTCGGCGTTCGGTCGGGCAATGGATGCCGTCGACCGCTCGGCGATGCTCCGGTGGATCTATCCCGCGCTGCAGCAGCGCGCCGCCGCCGGTGACGCCCGCGGCGTGGCGAACGCAATCGCGGCCAGCGCCGAGGGTTACGCATTCCCCAGCAACCTCGACCTCGACCAGCCACTCACCGGACTGACCGGAGAATCGCAGGCGCAGTTGGTCGCTCGCGCTCTCGCCGACGGTTTCGACGCCGCTCGATTCGACCAGGAACTGTCCGCGCTCGACGCGCGGCACATTCCGTGA
- a CDS encoding VOC family protein, which produces MEVLSSRVLLRTPDPQRLQHFYRHRLKLAVAREYPGGVVFHAGNGLIEVPGHMSDDVGDGGGADAALWLQVRDVEAAERELRAADVTIVREARTEPWGLIEMHIADPDERTIIVVEIPEDHPLRRDTR; this is translated from the coding sequence GTGGAGGTTCTCAGCAGCCGGGTCCTGCTGCGCACGCCGGACCCGCAACGATTGCAGCACTTCTACCGGCACCGCCTGAAGCTCGCCGTCGCGCGCGAGTACCCGGGTGGTGTGGTGTTCCACGCCGGCAATGGACTCATCGAGGTGCCCGGACACATGAGTGATGACGTCGGCGACGGCGGTGGGGCCGATGCCGCACTGTGGCTGCAGGTCCGCGATGTCGAGGCGGCCGAGCGCGAATTACGCGCCGCGGATGTGACCATCGTCCGGGAAGCACGTACCGAGCCGTGGGGCCTGATCGAGATGCACATCGCCGATCCCGACGAGCGGACCATCATCGTCGTCGAGATCCCGGAGGACCACCCTCTGCGGCGTGATACCCGGTGA
- a CDS encoding GntR family transcriptional regulator, giving the protein MITPIPVELDRSTPVPLYHQLAQAIEAAIVGGDLTPGDRLENELDMASRLKLSRPTIRQAIQELVDKGVVVRKRGVGTQVVQNPVHRSVELTSLYDDLTTAGMHPTTQLLEYRIGVPDDDLRTELGMAVGAEAVTVKRLRSAGGDPLALMTNHLPADICPPAGELEKSGLYKGLRGRGVHIRLARQRIGAKAADADEAALLGDEVGAPLLTMQRTAFDDAGRVVEVGRHAYRADRYFFETTVVDR; this is encoded by the coding sequence GTGATCACGCCCATCCCGGTGGAACTCGATCGGTCGACCCCGGTTCCGCTCTACCATCAGCTCGCGCAGGCCATCGAGGCCGCGATCGTGGGAGGTGACCTCACGCCCGGTGATCGGCTGGAGAACGAACTCGACATGGCGAGTCGACTCAAATTGTCCCGCCCCACGATCCGGCAGGCGATCCAGGAATTGGTCGACAAGGGCGTGGTCGTCCGCAAGCGTGGTGTCGGAACCCAGGTGGTGCAGAACCCGGTCCACCGGTCGGTGGAGTTGACCAGTCTGTACGACGACCTGACCACGGCGGGAATGCATCCCACGACACAACTGCTTGAGTACCGGATCGGGGTGCCCGACGACGACCTGCGTACCGAACTCGGGATGGCGGTTGGCGCGGAGGCGGTCACGGTCAAGAGGTTGCGCAGTGCCGGGGGAGACCCGTTGGCGCTGATGACCAATCACCTGCCGGCCGACATCTGCCCGCCTGCCGGTGAGCTCGAGAAAAGCGGCCTCTACAAGGGGCTGCGCGGACGTGGCGTGCACATCCGCCTCGCCCGGCAGCGGATCGGGGCCAAGGCGGCCGATGCGGACGAGGCCGCTCTCCTCGGCGACGAGGTCGGTGCGCCGTTGCTGACCATGCAGCGCACGGCATTCGACGATGCCGGGCGGGTCGTCGAGGTCGGGCGCCACGCCTACCGCGCTGATCGCTATTTCTTCGAGACCACCGTCGTCGACCGCTGA
- a CDS encoding SDR family oxidoreductase, which produces MTEHEPLADRVLLVSGGTQGIGAAIVRAAAEAGARVAFSGRNAEKGKQLAAEFDGRPVVFVQADLSDPAAATESVAATIAEFGRIDCLVNAAGTTTRGSLLDTTPELFDSHIATNMRAPFFTMQAAVKDMISRGARGSIVNIITMSSYGGQAYLAPYSASKAGLVGLTKNAAHAHRWDRIRINGLNIGWSETEGETDVQKRFHGADDTWIDQANASVPMGRLGQPDEIADFVVFLLSDRSGVVTGSVIDWDQIVMGGLD; this is translated from the coding sequence ATGACCGAACATGAACCGCTCGCCGACAGAGTGCTGTTGGTCAGCGGCGGAACACAGGGCATCGGCGCGGCGATCGTCCGTGCTGCCGCCGAGGCGGGCGCCCGGGTCGCGTTCAGCGGGCGCAACGCGGAGAAGGGCAAACAACTGGCTGCCGAATTCGACGGACGCCCGGTCGTCTTCGTCCAGGCCGACCTGTCCGATCCAGCGGCGGCGACCGAGAGCGTGGCCGCGACGATCGCCGAGTTCGGCCGCATCGACTGCCTGGTGAACGCGGCGGGTACCACCACCCGGGGCAGTCTGCTCGACACCACCCCGGAGCTGTTCGACAGCCACATCGCCACCAACATGCGCGCTCCGTTCTTCACCATGCAGGCCGCGGTGAAGGACATGATCAGTCGTGGTGCACGGGGCAGCATCGTCAACATCATCACCATGTCGTCGTACGGTGGGCAGGCGTACCTCGCCCCGTATTCGGCGTCCAAGGCGGGCCTGGTCGGATTGACCAAGAACGCCGCGCACGCACACCGCTGGGATCGCATCCGGATCAACGGCCTCAACATCGGGTGGAGCGAGACCGAGGGTGAGACCGATGTCCAGAAGCGATTCCACGGCGCCGACGACACCTGGATCGACCAGGCCAACGCCTCGGTGCCGATGGGCAGACTCGGCCAGCCCGACGAGATCGCCGACTTCGTCGTGTTCCTGCTGTCCGACCGGAGCGGGGTGGTGACCGGCTCGGTCATCGACTGGGACCAGATAGTGATGGGTGGATTGGACTGA
- a CDS encoding AfsR/SARP family transcriptional regulator → MTGGESAEVAVEFRLFGRFVALTHGREVPPADFGGRKVRQLVRILLTRRGGHVSTDALAEMLWPARMPRDPAANLAVLVTRARRAVGARDLIVSGDAGYRSGLTEQRCRVDTHDFVSLVTASRTADNAPALGACRSALALWTGDPLCEDQCAMWAIEYRDLLSQYRIEALERGIGLCLERFDTTQAIEWASSAMSVAPLRERSVVLAMRSFAAHGDRCRALDLYDHFRHELSAELGVDPSPSAVETFDGLLRSAGPEEPQWGYLRRPQDTTRAPFSRSTP, encoded by the coding sequence ATGACCGGCGGCGAGTCTGCCGAGGTGGCTGTCGAGTTCCGGCTCTTCGGTCGTTTCGTGGCGCTCACCCACGGCCGCGAGGTGCCACCGGCGGATTTCGGTGGCCGTAAGGTGCGTCAACTCGTCCGCATCCTGCTGACCCGTCGCGGGGGCCATGTCAGCACCGATGCGCTCGCCGAGATGCTCTGGCCTGCACGTATGCCCCGTGACCCGGCGGCCAACCTGGCTGTTCTGGTGACCCGCGCCCGGCGGGCGGTCGGTGCGCGTGACCTCATCGTTTCGGGTGACGCCGGATATCGGAGCGGCCTGACCGAACAGCGTTGCCGGGTCGACACCCACGACTTCGTGTCGTTGGTGACGGCTTCACGGACGGCCGACAACGCCCCCGCACTCGGCGCCTGTCGCAGTGCGCTGGCCCTCTGGACCGGCGACCCGCTGTGCGAGGACCAATGCGCCATGTGGGCGATCGAGTATCGAGACCTGTTGTCGCAGTATCGTATCGAGGCCCTGGAGCGCGGCATCGGACTGTGTCTCGAACGGTTCGACACCACGCAGGCGATCGAGTGGGCATCGTCGGCGATGAGCGTCGCGCCACTGCGGGAACGGTCGGTGGTCCTTGCGATGAGATCGTTCGCCGCTCACGGCGACCGCTGCCGGGCGCTCGACCTCTACGACCATTTCCGGCATGAACTCTCCGCAGAACTGGGCGTCGACCCCTCACCCTCGGCCGTCGAGACCTTCGATGGGCTGCTGAGATCGGCGGGGCCCGAGGAACCGCAGTGGGGCTACTTGCGGCGGCCACAGGACACCACGCGGGCACCGTTCTCACGCAGCACGCCGTGA
- a CDS encoding LacI family DNA-binding transcriptional regulator, with protein sequence MPHRYPIREIARQAGVSEATVDRVLHGRSGVREGTVLQVEQAITDLDRQRTQLRLSGRRFLIDLVMETPRQFSGLVREAMEQEFPGLRPAVMRARYHLRETWATDDLIAQLDAIGRQGSHAVVLKAPDTPEVAAAIGRLTAARVPVITLVTDVPMSTRIAYVGMDNRAAGATAGYLMCQWLRHVHADVLVITSSAMFRGEEEREMGFRSAMRAYDPGRRVVEVSDSDGLDATCGTLTARTLRDFPDIGAVYSIGGGNRGIVAAFGAADRTCEAFIGHDLGDANRALLRSGHLTAVLHHDLRADMRQVAQSVMRFHGALPGDQPPRVSGIQVITPHNLPD encoded by the coding sequence GTGCCACATCGTTATCCGATCCGGGAGATCGCCAGGCAGGCGGGGGTCAGCGAGGCCACCGTCGACCGCGTCCTGCACGGGCGGTCCGGCGTGCGTGAGGGAACGGTGCTGCAGGTGGAGCAGGCCATCACCGACCTCGATCGTCAGCGCACCCAGCTGCGACTGTCCGGACGCAGGTTCCTGATCGACCTCGTGATGGAGACCCCGCGCCAGTTCTCCGGATTGGTCCGGGAGGCGATGGAACAGGAGTTCCCGGGTCTGCGGCCGGCGGTGATGCGGGCGCGCTATCACCTCCGGGAGACCTGGGCGACCGACGACCTCATCGCTCAGCTCGACGCGATCGGCCGGCAGGGTAGTCATGCGGTGGTGCTGAAGGCGCCGGACACCCCCGAGGTCGCGGCGGCGATCGGTAGGCTCACCGCCGCCCGTGTACCGGTGATCACGCTGGTGACCGATGTGCCCATGAGCACGCGGATCGCCTATGTCGGGATGGACAACCGCGCCGCCGGTGCCACTGCGGGATATCTGATGTGTCAATGGCTGCGTCATGTCCACGCAGACGTGCTGGTGATCACCAGCAGTGCGATGTTCCGCGGGGAGGAGGAACGCGAGATGGGATTCCGGTCGGCCATGCGTGCCTATGATCCCGGGCGTCGGGTCGTCGAGGTGTCGGATTCCGACGGTCTCGACGCGACCTGCGGGACGCTCACCGCCCGCACCCTGCGCGACTTCCCGGACATAGGAGCGGTCTACTCGATCGGCGGCGGCAACCGGGGCATCGTCGCGGCGTTCGGTGCTGCCGACCGGACCTGCGAGGCGTTCATCGGACACGACCTCGGTGACGCCAATCGGGCATTGCTGCGCAGCGGGCATCTGACCGCGGTCTTGCACCACGACCTACGCGCGGATATGCGCCAGGTGGCGCAGTCGGTGATGCGGTTCCACGGTGCACTGCCCGGCGATCAACCGCCGCGGGTGTCCGGTATCCAGGTCATCACCCCGCACAATCTGCCCGACTGA
- a CDS encoding Gfo/Idh/MocA family oxidoreductase — protein sequence MGLTIGVIGLGRIGGFHADTLAALPTVDHLVVTDAHPAAIDATTARLSTARAVSDADALLSAGVDAVVIASATPTHAELIEKAVTAGVPTLCEKPIALSVTDSAEVVRRVADSGVPVHIGYNRRFDPAMAAARAAVAAGDLGFITTVRSTTLDPAPPPRDYIEASGGIFRDCAVHDFDTLRWLLDDEVVEVYAAGANQGDPHFAEVGDVDSASVLLTFASGTIGVVSVTRYNGRGYDCRLEVHGSTDSVVAGWDDGTPVRNLQPGCDFPGGTPHAFFMDRFAAAYRAELTAFCDTVTGDGSPALCTAHDALEVAVIAEAATRSAATHRPVRTDELRAQHVTAQRQ from the coding sequence ATGGGACTGACAATCGGGGTCATCGGCCTCGGGCGGATCGGCGGATTCCATGCCGACACGCTCGCCGCCCTACCCACCGTCGACCACCTCGTCGTCACCGACGCCCACCCGGCCGCCATCGACGCGACCACTGCCCGGCTGAGCACGGCCCGAGCGGTTTCCGACGCCGACGCGCTGTTGAGCGCCGGAGTCGACGCGGTGGTCATCGCCAGCGCCACGCCGACGCACGCCGAGCTGATCGAGAAGGCCGTCACCGCCGGGGTTCCGACGCTGTGCGAGAAACCGATCGCATTGTCGGTCACGGATTCTGCCGAAGTGGTCCGCCGGGTCGCCGACTCCGGGGTACCGGTGCACATCGGGTACAACCGACGGTTCGATCCGGCAATGGCCGCGGCACGTGCGGCGGTGGCCGCCGGCGACCTCGGGTTCATCACCACCGTGCGATCGACCACCCTCGACCCGGCGCCACCGCCACGCGACTACATCGAGGCCTCGGGCGGCATCTTCCGGGACTGCGCAGTGCACGATTTCGACACGCTGCGTTGGCTTCTCGACGACGAGGTGGTCGAGGTGTACGCCGCGGGCGCCAACCAGGGCGACCCGCATTTCGCGGAGGTCGGCGACGTCGACTCCGCGTCGGTCCTGCTGACCTTCGCATCCGGCACCATCGGTGTGGTGTCGGTGACCCGCTACAACGGCCGCGGTTACGACTGCCGGCTCGAGGTGCACGGCAGCACCGATTCCGTCGTCGCAGGCTGGGATGACGGCACCCCCGTCCGGAACCTGCAGCCGGGCTGCGACTTTCCCGGCGGTACCCCGCACGCGTTCTTCATGGACCGATTCGCCGCCGCGTACCGCGCCGAGCTGACCGCATTCTGTGACACCGTCACCGGTGACGGATCGCCCGCGCTCTGCACTGCCCACGACGCTCTCGAGGTCGCGGTGATCGCCGAGGCGGCCACGCGATCGGCCGCCACCCACCGACCCGTCCGCACCGATGAGCTACGGGCGCAACACGTTACCGCACAACGACAGTGA
- the aroA gene encoding 3-phosphoshikimate 1-carboxyvinyltransferase, with translation MSIWSAPVVTSPVVATVELPGSKSITNRAFVLAALADGPSTVRGALRSRDTNLMLNGLSGLGVGVQVDHDDETTVAIEPRPMHGADVYCGLAGTVMRFLPPVAAFADGVVSFDGDEQARTRPLATILDGLRGLGVEIVGDRLPFTVTAGGAARGGEITIDASASSQFVSGLLLSAARFDDGVTIRHVGPPVPSMPHIDMTLEMLSTAGVGVERPGPDEWRVAPGSIRAVDWEIEPDLSNAAAFLAAAAVTHGAVTVPRWPATTTQPGVQIVDILAEMGCAIECSEGSLTVRGPEKLTGVSIDLRDVGELTPTVAALCALADGESVLSGIGHLRGHETDRLAALSTEINRLGGDCTETDDGLRISPTTMHGAVWKSYADHRMATAGALIGLVVQGVTVDDVETTAKTLPDFPGMWQNMIGHV, from the coding sequence ATGAGTATCTGGAGCGCACCCGTCGTGACCTCGCCGGTGGTCGCAACCGTCGAGTTGCCCGGCTCCAAGTCGATCACCAATCGGGCCTTCGTCCTTGCGGCGTTGGCCGACGGCCCGTCGACCGTTCGCGGCGCGCTGCGTAGTCGGGACACCAACCTGATGCTGAACGGACTCAGCGGGCTCGGGGTCGGGGTGCAGGTCGACCACGACGACGAGACCACGGTCGCCATCGAGCCCCGGCCCATGCACGGCGCCGACGTCTACTGCGGTCTCGCCGGGACCGTGATGCGGTTCCTGCCACCGGTCGCGGCGTTCGCCGACGGCGTCGTCTCCTTCGACGGAGACGAGCAGGCACGCACTCGTCCACTCGCCACGATCCTCGACGGGCTACGCGGTCTCGGTGTCGAGATCGTCGGCGACCGCCTGCCGTTCACGGTCACCGCCGGAGGTGCGGCACGCGGAGGCGAGATCACCATCGACGCATCCGCGTCGTCGCAGTTCGTGTCGGGTCTCCTGTTGTCGGCGGCGCGTTTCGACGACGGCGTCACGATCCGGCACGTCGGTCCGCCGGTGCCGTCGATGCCGCACATCGACATGACCCTCGAGATGCTGAGCACGGCCGGCGTCGGCGTCGAACGCCCCGGCCCAGACGAATGGCGGGTGGCACCGGGGTCCATCCGCGCGGTCGACTGGGAGATCGAGCCGGACCTCTCGAACGCGGCGGCGTTCCTGGCCGCAGCAGCCGTCACCCATGGCGCCGTCACCGTGCCGAGATGGCCCGCGACCACCACGCAGCCGGGTGTGCAGATCGTCGATATCCTGGCCGAGATGGGTTGTGCCATCGAATGTTCCGAGGGATCACTCACCGTCCGGGGCCCGGAGAAGCTCACCGGGGTCAGCATCGACCTGCGCGACGTCGGCGAACTGACGCCCACGGTCGCCGCTCTGTGCGCCCTGGCCGATGGAGAGTCGGTGCTGTCGGGGATCGGCCACTTGCGCGGCCACGAAACCGACCGCCTCGCCGCGTTGTCGACCGAGATCAATCGGCTCGGCGGTGACTGCACCGAGACCGACGACGGTCTGCGGATCAGTCCGACGACGATGCACGGCGCGGTCTGGAAGTCCTATGCCGACCACCGCATGGCCACCGCCGGTGCGCTCATCGGGCTCGTGGTGCAGGGGGTCACCGTCGACGACGTGGAGACCACCGCCAAGACCTTGCCCGACTTTCCGGGTATGTGGCAGAACATGATCGGGCACGTGTGA
- the rsgA gene encoding ribosome small subunit-dependent GTPase A, which translates to MTRRASSYDESDVRIRPGKGTRPRTKTRPSHDDAEDAMVVSVDRGRWGCVIGGDPDRHVVAMRARELGRTPVVVGDQVAIVGDLTGRADTLARIVKVAERSTVLRRTADDTDPYERIVVANADQLLIVTALADPPPRTGFVERALAAAFVGGLMPILCLTKSDLADPAEFTRAFADLDLPIVLAGQADPLDAVSDILAGRITALIGHSGVGKSTLVNRLVPHADRATGVVSGVGKGRHTSTQSVALPLPARTDPQGWVVDTPGIRSFGLAHVTPDDIVAAFDDLRDAIEDCPRGCTHLGPPADPECALDQLEGNSHRRAMAVRALLVAVTDAPAPDAVRMHDPS; encoded by the coding sequence GTGACGCGCCGCGCCTCGAGCTACGACGAATCCGACGTCCGGATTCGTCCTGGCAAGGGCACCCGGCCCCGCACCAAGACGCGGCCGAGTCACGATGACGCCGAAGACGCGATGGTGGTGTCGGTGGACCGGGGCCGGTGGGGTTGCGTGATCGGCGGTGATCCGGACCGCCACGTGGTGGCGATGCGGGCACGCGAGCTCGGTCGCACACCCGTCGTCGTCGGCGATCAGGTGGCGATCGTCGGTGACCTCACCGGACGCGCGGATACGTTGGCGCGCATCGTGAAGGTCGCCGAGCGGAGCACTGTGCTGCGGCGGACCGCCGACGACACCGACCCCTATGAGCGCATCGTCGTGGCGAACGCGGATCAACTTCTGATCGTGACCGCACTGGCCGATCCGCCACCGCGCACCGGGTTCGTCGAGCGCGCGCTCGCCGCGGCATTCGTCGGCGGACTGATGCCGATCCTGTGTCTGACCAAATCCGATCTCGCCGACCCCGCCGAGTTCACCCGCGCATTCGCCGATCTCGACCTTCCCATCGTCCTCGCCGGGCAGGCCGATCCACTCGATGCGGTGTCGGACATCCTCGCCGGACGCATCACCGCACTCATCGGACACTCCGGGGTTGGCAAGTCGACTTTGGTCAATCGGCTTGTACCCCATGCAGATCGGGCAACCGGAGTGGTCTCCGGTGTCGGCAAGGGCCGGCACACGTCCACCCAGTCGGTGGCGCTGCCGCTGCCCGCCCGGACCGACCCGCAGGGTTGGGTGGTCGACACCCCGGGTATCCGGTCGTTCGGGCTCGCCCACGTGACCCCCGACGACATCGTCGCTGCCTTCGACGACCTGCGCGACGCGATCGAAGACTGCCCGCGGGGCTGCACGCACCTCGGCCCGCCGGCCGATCCGGAATGCGCGCTCGACCAATTGGAGGGCAACTCCCATCGGCGCGCGATGGCGGTGCGAGCACTACTCGTCGCGGTCACCGACGCCCCCGCACCCGACGCCGTTCGGATGCACGACCCATCCTGA